The Gavia stellata isolate bGavSte3 unplaced genomic scaffold, bGavSte3.hap2 HAP2_SCAFFOLD_62, whole genome shotgun sequence genome contains a region encoding:
- the LOC132321068 gene encoding outer dense fiber protein 3-like, translated as MDGAWVGTWRPHRPRGPIMAQFTSPGPKYSIPGTTGYLAHNPSKTKAPAYTFQGAKRPVADSCSPGPRYYVQPSITRNGKYVAPAHHMCGLPKIKTEVTPGPSDYSTDKANKHLYKCAPAQSMAFRHKAVKTDQTPGPGTYTLPRLVGPNTAYTHASPCYSMKGKSKHNGFAEDLSKTPGPAAFPKVELDVYKKRAPVYTMGTNSRLGGDKTVKPGPADYHPGKVTLIKPQAPAPTFGLRHSLYTIPLIPLI; from the exons ATGGACGGAGCCTGGGTGGGCACCTGGAGACCTCATCGCCCACGCGGCCCCATCATGGCCCAGTTTACCAGCCCAGGACCCAAGTACTCAATCCCCGGGACCACAG GTTACCTGGCTCACAAtcccagcaaaaccaaagcGCCTGCGTACACGTTTCAAGGGGCCAAACGTCCCGTCGCAGACAGCTGTTCTCCGGGTCCTCGGTACTACGTCCAGCCCTCCATCACCAGGAACGGGAAGTACGTGGCTCCAGCACATCACATGTGCGGACTTCCCAAGATAAAGACCGAGGTCACCCCTGGACCGA GCGACTACTCCACCGACAAGGCCAACAAACACCTCTACAAATGCGCGCCGGCACAGTCCATGGCCTTCCGGCACAAGGCTGTCAAAACCGACCAAACTCCAG GTCCTGGCACCTACACCCTGCCTCGGCTGGTGGGACCCAACACAGCCTACACCCACGCCAGCCCGTGCTACTCCATGAAAGGGAAGAGTAAGCACAATGGCTTTGCTGAAGACCTCTCCAAG ACGCCAGGTCCTGCTGCATTCCCCAAGGTGGAACTGGACGTCTACAAAAAAAGGGCTCCCGTGTACACGATGGGAACCAACAGTAGACTCGGAGGCGACAAAACAGTGAAGCCGGGGCCAGCAGACTACCACCCGGGAAAG gtgaCGCTGATCAAGCCCCAGGCACCTGCTCCCACTTTTGGACTCCGACATTCCCTCTACACAATTCCTCTAATACCTCTGATATGA